The Calditerrivibrio nitroreducens DSM 19672 genome window below encodes:
- a CDS encoding N-acetylmuramoyl-L-alanine amidase has product MFKKISSFLIIFLFAIVATAASIQDDFNSNMKDFNFINKSKNVTRFSYKMVADKFLEIYEKNPKSALGEKSLYYAAETYNNSYQRFQNSIDQAEALKYYKLLASNYKSSLSANAHLKAAEIYIQMKDIPTAQFMYENCIKKFPKSKESKIAQQQLTLLNKKYSATSQPSPRKNPQITKNDKEKTTQENIKNQDEQKSDALDYENKAPRVEIKSVKYWSNDDYTRVVIELSGKAHFYKHWLKENPEFHKPPRLFVDIYNSVINPSIPKNMDINDGLLKGLRWGIYEKYTTRVVLDIDSVNDFTVFQMENPYRIVIDVSKDNLNKVTAGETKSEPKEDKKQKSKGKVTLVEGGDKHTLASAFGLKVKTIVLDPGHGGKDPGATYNGLMEKDMNLDIALRVKQKLEKYDSALKILMTRDTDVFIPLEERTAFANKNKADIFVSIHQNASRNPDAHGIETYVLNVTKDKSALAVAAFENQASEKSISDLQGILKDIMLNSKLEESLMLANFVQKSLSSSTADRDIGVKQAPFYVLVGAKMPSILIECGFISNPHTAQLYTTEEYKNKMAEGIFNGLLKYIEHYNGK; this is encoded by the coding sequence ATGTTTAAAAAGATATCCAGCTTTCTAATTATTTTTTTATTTGCAATAGTAGCCACAGCTGCATCTATTCAGGATGATTTCAATTCAAATATGAAAGATTTTAACTTTATAAATAAATCTAAAAATGTCACAAGATTCTCCTATAAAATGGTGGCGGATAAATTTCTTGAGATATACGAAAAGAATCCAAAATCTGCATTAGGCGAAAAATCTCTCTACTATGCGGCGGAAACTTACAACAATTCCTATCAAAGATTTCAAAATAGCATCGATCAAGCTGAAGCCCTCAAATATTACAAACTACTTGCAAGTAATTACAAATCATCTCTATCAGCTAATGCCCATTTAAAAGCAGCTGAGATATATATTCAAATGAAAGATATCCCCACAGCACAATTCATGTACGAAAACTGCATAAAAAAATTCCCAAAGTCCAAAGAATCCAAAATCGCCCAGCAACAACTCACCCTATTAAACAAAAAATATTCCGCCACATCCCAACCATCCCCCCGTAAAAATCCACAGATAACAAAAAACGACAAAGAAAAAACAACACAGGAAAATATAAAGAATCAGGATGAACAAAAATCTGATGCTTTAGATTATGAAAATAAAGCACCCCGCGTGGAGATAAAAAGTGTAAAATACTGGAGCAATGATGACTACACAAGGGTGGTGATAGAGCTTTCAGGAAAGGCCCATTTTTATAAACATTGGCTTAAGGAAAATCCTGAATTTCATAAACCCCCAAGACTTTTTGTGGATATCTATAATTCTGTAATAAACCCATCAATACCGAAAAATATGGATATAAACGATGGATTACTAAAAGGTCTAAGATGGGGTATTTACGAAAAATACACCACAAGGGTTGTCCTTGATATCGACTCGGTAAATGATTTCACCGTTTTCCAGATGGAAAATCCTTACAGAATAGTTATAGATGTCAGCAAAGATAATTTAAACAAGGTAACAGCAGGGGAGACAAAATCTGAACCTAAAGAGGATAAAAAACAGAAAAGTAAAGGGAAGGTAACCCTAGTTGAAGGCGGTGATAAACACACACTTGCCTCTGCCTTTGGTCTAAAAGTAAAAACAATCGTCTTAGACCCCGGACATGGAGGTAAGGATCCAGGTGCCACCTACAACGGACTGATGGAAAAGGATATGAACCTTGATATCGCTTTGAGGGTAAAACAGAAGCTTGAAAAATACGATTCAGCCCTTAAAATCCTCATGACCCGTGATACAGATGTCTTCATACCACTTGAGGAGAGAACCGCCTTTGCAAATAAAAATAAAGCAGATATCTTTGTATCGATACATCAAAATGCCAGTAGAAACCCCGATGCACACGGTATTGAAACGTACGTATTAAACGTAACCAAAGATAAATCAGCCTTAGCTGTGGCAGCGTTTGAAAACCAGGCATCTGAAAAATCTATATCCGATCTTCAGGGTATATTAAAAGATATCATGCTGAATTCAAAATTGGAAGAATCTTTGATGCTGGCAAACTTTGTCCAGAAAAGTCTTTCATCTTCCACAGCTGATCGCGACATTGGGGTGAAACAGGCACCTTTTTATGTATTAGTTGGAGCAAAAATGCCATCCATACTTATAGAGTGCGGTTTTATCTCCAATCCACACACCGCACAACTTTACACCACCGAAGAATATAAAAATAAAATGGCTGAAGGGATATTTAATGGTCTTTTAAAATATATAGAACACTATAATGGTAAATGA